One Thermincola ferriacetica DNA segment encodes these proteins:
- a CDS encoding creatininase family protein, producing MENKIYWGSYTSNELANLIKEDPVVVLPVGAYEQHGPHLTLNTDTDIVLEITKEAVGKACSTGIPCALLPPLWLGISEHHMSFSGTITLRQSTLTAMVFDILKSLARHGVKKFLVVNGHGGNMAALRYAIDEVGAHCEVEPVLVTYWHLVADLVARLRKSEFGGISHGCELETSLKMHIAPEDVRKDLLRANVVKGNEYWSPEMFASNRVAMYKPYRQLSEYGHVGDPTKATPDFGEAVFKAVVAELARLITKMQKGDLENENC from the coding sequence ATGGAAAACAAAATATACTGGGGTTCTTATACAAGTAACGAACTGGCAAATTTGATCAAAGAGGATCCGGTGGTTGTCCTGCCCGTAGGGGCTTATGAACAGCACGGACCTCATTTGACGCTGAATACCGATACTGATATAGTCCTAGAGATTACCAAAGAAGCGGTGGGCAAGGCCTGTAGTACCGGGATTCCCTGCGCCCTGCTTCCTCCCCTCTGGCTTGGTATTTCCGAACACCATATGAGCTTTAGCGGCACTATTACCCTGAGGCAATCAACATTAACGGCCATGGTGTTCGATATTCTTAAAAGCCTGGCCCGCCACGGAGTGAAGAAGTTTTTGGTCGTCAACGGCCATGGTGGCAACATGGCTGCTCTGCGCTATGCCATAGATGAAGTAGGCGCCCATTGCGAAGTGGAACCGGTGCTGGTCACCTATTGGCACCTGGTTGCGGACCTGGTGGCCAGGTTGCGAAAATCCGAATTTGGCGGCATCAGCCATGGGTGCGAACTGGAAACTTCTTTAAAGATGCACATAGCGCCGGAAGATGTGAGAAAGGACCTGCTACGGGCTAACGTGGTCAAGGGAAATGAATACTGGAGCCCGGAGATGTTCGCTTCTAACAGGGTGGCTATGTATAAGCCGTACAGACAATTGTCGGAGTACGGGCATGTGGGTGATCCGACCAAAGCCACGCCTGATTTCGGCGAAGCTGTTTTTAAGGCCGTTGTTGCGGAACTGGCCAGATTAATCACAAAGATGCAAAAAGGAGACCTGGAAAATGAAAATTGTTGA
- a CDS encoding RidA family protein: MSAEQRLQELGIVLPAAPVPVANYVPAVRTGNLLYVSGQACVVDGEMKYTGKVGKELTLEQGYEAARIAAINTLAIVKQELGSLDRVKRVVKLLGFVASDLNFFEQPKVINGASDFFAEIFGDSGRHARSALGTNVLPFNTPVEIEVIFEIE; encoded by the coding sequence ATGAGTGCAGAACAGCGCTTGCAAGAACTGGGCATTGTTTTACCTGCGGCGCCGGTGCCGGTGGCTAATTACGTCCCGGCTGTAAGGACCGGAAACCTGTTGTATGTTTCCGGCCAGGCCTGTGTGGTGGACGGTGAAATGAAATATACAGGCAAGGTAGGCAAGGAACTGACCCTGGAGCAGGGTTACGAGGCAGCACGGATTGCGGCCATTAATACCCTGGCTATCGTCAAGCAGGAACTGGGCAGTTTGGACCGGGTTAAAAGGGTTGTCAAACTTTTGGGTTTTGTGGCCAGCGATCTGAACTTTTTCGAGCAACCCAAAGTGATCAACGGGGCTTCCGACTTTTTTGCCGAAATCTTTGGCGACAGCGGGCGGCATGCCCGTTCGGCTCTCGGTACTAATGTACTGCCCTTTAATACCCCGGTTGAAATTGAAGTCATTTTTGAGATCGAGTAA
- a CDS encoding carbohydrate ABC transporter permease — protein sequence MKNNKIIANIVKYAVLLLYTVIALFPLYWLVTTSFKPPLEVFSTQPLGTFVPSLENYKVVLFNDMFPKYLWNSVIISLITVLITLPVGSLAGYAFARFKIKNKDNWFFMVLTTRMAPPVAFAVPLYLLMVRFGLVDTYVGLIAIYIFMNLAFCIWLTRGFFEEIPPDVEEAAMIDGCSRLQAFWKVTVPLTAGGLIATGVLMFIFTWNEFFFASILTQSIAKPFTVHLTSFFGSKRILWGELAAASTIGSLIPIIFAIVMRRYLVRGLTMGAVK from the coding sequence ATGAAAAATAACAAGATAATAGCCAATATTGTCAAATATGCCGTATTATTGCTTTACACAGTAATCGCTCTGTTCCCGCTATACTGGCTGGTGACCACCTCCTTCAAACCGCCCTTGGAGGTTTTTTCCACCCAGCCATTGGGAACCTTTGTGCCAAGCTTAGAAAACTATAAAGTAGTTTTGTTTAACGATATGTTCCCCAAGTATCTTTGGAACAGCGTAATTATCAGTCTGATAACAGTACTTATAACGCTACCTGTCGGCAGCCTGGCCGGTTACGCCTTTGCCAGGTTCAAGATCAAGAACAAAGACAACTGGTTTTTTATGGTCCTGACTACCAGGATGGCGCCGCCGGTGGCTTTTGCGGTACCTTTGTACCTCTTGATGGTGCGGTTTGGCCTTGTCGATACCTACGTTGGGTTAATAGCGATTTATATCTTCATGAATTTGGCTTTTTGTATCTGGCTGACCCGGGGCTTTTTTGAAGAAATACCCCCGGATGTGGAAGAAGCAGCCATGATAGACGGCTGTTCGCGCCTTCAGGCCTTTTGGAAAGTTACAGTGCCTTTGACGGCAGGTGGTTTGATAGCCACAGGCGTATTGATGTTTATTTTTACCTGGAATGAATTTTTCTTTGCCTCCATACTTACGCAGAGTATAGCCAAGCCATTTACTGTACACTTAACTTCCTTCTTCGGGTCCAAACGGATCCTTTGGGGTGAATTGGCTGCCGCTTCCACTATAGGCAGTCTGATTCCCATTATCTTTGCTATAGTTATGCGCCGGTACCTGGTACGCGGGCTCACTATGGGGGCAGTTAAATAG
- a CDS encoding aldehyde ferredoxin oxidoreductase family protein produces MPYGYNGKILCVNLTDGSTRMEEKPESWYRKYLGGRGIGAYYLLKDLPAGTDALAPENILVFAVSVVTGVPFPGNARASVVAKSPLTGGFGEAEAGGNWGPELKFAGFDAVVITGKSEKPVYLYLRDGQVEIRDAGNLWGLNTSETEKRIFDDTGDPRVKVACIGPGGENLVRYACITAGRHNVFGRLGLGAVMGSKNLKAVAVSGGKRPETKEPEKIKEISRWVAQNFNRPDTCGLFYEYGTSGGVAMYNAIGSLPSYNFQGGTIEGAEKLTGEYMKEQGLMIGKTRCFACPIACRKIARVENSGELDTKSEVHSPEYETIAALGSNCGITDPKVVIKAAEMCDEYGLDTISTGVTISFVMECAQKGILPKDLQGDMPVEFGSAETILRCIEMITYRRGIGDIMAEGTKRMAARIGNGAEALAVHGKGEELALQDPRGGKVGAAIGYAVAHNGGDHIQMEHDFQFSQKGPFLKSFEPLGVIEPVPTMDLGIDKVRLFVLNQIVWGLYNMLDICIFVPAPGHVLPLTGLCDLVKCATGWDTSLYELMKAGERGIVMTRIFNLREGFGVQDDVIPRRLTEPLTTGESKGSRVEPEQIQQAVKNYYEIMGWDHETGAPSPGKLKELGLDWLI; encoded by the coding sequence ATGCCGTATGGATACAATGGTAAAATTCTTTGTGTAAACCTTACAGACGGTAGCACCAGAATGGAAGAAAAGCCGGAAAGCTGGTACCGCAAGTATTTAGGCGGTAGGGGCATTGGCGCTTATTACCTGCTTAAGGACCTGCCCGCCGGCACGGATGCCTTGGCGCCGGAAAATATCCTTGTTTTTGCGGTGAGTGTTGTTACTGGTGTTCCCTTTCCCGGTAATGCCCGCGCTTCAGTAGTAGCCAAGTCGCCGCTGACGGGCGGGTTTGGGGAAGCAGAGGCCGGCGGGAACTGGGGTCCTGAGCTGAAATTTGCCGGTTTCGATGCCGTAGTCATCACCGGGAAGTCTGAAAAGCCCGTTTACCTTTACCTGCGGGATGGACAAGTTGAAATAAGGGATGCCGGTAACCTGTGGGGATTGAATACCAGCGAGACTGAAAAGAGGATTTTTGATGACACCGGCGACCCCAGGGTGAAAGTTGCCTGCATCGGTCCTGGCGGTGAAAACCTGGTTCGTTATGCTTGTATTACTGCCGGACGCCATAACGTATTCGGACGTCTCGGCCTGGGTGCCGTTATGGGTTCGAAAAACTTAAAAGCCGTAGCCGTTAGCGGCGGTAAACGGCCGGAGACTAAAGAGCCAGAAAAGATTAAAGAGATTTCGCGTTGGGTGGCGCAAAACTTTAACAGACCTGATACATGCGGCCTTTTTTATGAATACGGCACATCGGGAGGGGTCGCCATGTACAACGCTATCGGGTCTTTGCCCTCCTACAATTTCCAGGGGGGCACCATTGAAGGAGCCGAGAAGCTTACAGGCGAGTACATGAAAGAACAGGGATTGATGATAGGAAAAACCCGTTGTTTTGCTTGCCCCATTGCCTGTCGAAAAATTGCCAGGGTGGAGAACTCCGGGGAGCTGGACACGAAGTCGGAAGTTCACAGTCCCGAGTATGAAACCATTGCGGCATTAGGCAGTAACTGCGGCATTACTGACCCGAAAGTAGTCATAAAAGCCGCGGAAATGTGTGACGAATATGGCTTGGATACCATATCGACCGGAGTAACCATTTCCTTTGTCATGGAATGTGCACAAAAAGGAATATTACCGAAAGATTTGCAGGGGGACATGCCTGTAGAATTCGGTAGTGCCGAAACTATTTTAAGATGTATAGAAATGATTACCTACCGCCGGGGAATTGGCGATATAATGGCGGAAGGCACGAAAAGAATGGCTGCCAGAATCGGCAACGGCGCTGAAGCACTTGCTGTCCATGGTAAAGGCGAAGAGTTGGCTTTGCAGGATCCCAGGGGAGGCAAGGTCGGAGCCGCCATCGGTTATGCCGTAGCCCATAACGGAGGAGATCATATCCAGATGGAACACGATTTCCAATTTTCACAGAAGGGTCCTTTCCTGAAGTCCTTCGAACCTTTGGGCGTGATAGAACCTGTGCCCACCATGGACCTGGGTATTGACAAAGTAAGGTTATTTGTTCTGAATCAAATTGTCTGGGGACTGTATAACATGCTGGATATTTGTATTTTTGTTCCGGCGCCCGGACATGTCCTGCCGCTGACCGGTTTATGCGATTTAGTAAAGTGTGCCACCGGGTGGGATACCAGTTTGTATGAATTGATGAAAGCGGGAGAACGCGGAATCGTCATGACCCGGATTTTTAACCTCCGTGAGGGGTTTGGAGTACAGGACGATGTTATCCCCCGCCGGTTAACCGAGCCTCTGACGACCGGAGAATCCAAAGGGTCCAGGGTTGAACCGGAGCAAATACAGCAGGCCGTAAAAAATTACTATGAAATAATGGGTTGGGACCATGAAACGGGCGCGCCTTCCCCAGGGAAGTTAAAAGAACTCGGACTGGACTGGTTAATTTAG
- a CDS encoding ABC transporter substrate-binding protein, with protein MRKKSLLLVIMLIGALLVAGCGGTGKTSSQSSDPRKAYEGTTLKVLLKTGYETEAIKQFVGDFEKATGIKVEYEIYDEPTVRNKLILDATSRTGAYDVVATQFWYMPEYLRAQALEPLDDYIKNKADKEWNSLDYIPKGLLNTYRGSDNKLYAVPVSASGGVLIYRTDLFKKYGLQVPKTTKDVLEAAKALAGKEKDVYPFIGRGESSLASFGTSAGWAWAYGARVLDENGKVTVNTPEMKQAMTDFVELAQKYGPPDQAAIGWDVMSEMFRQGKAAMNFEMSGFPSVYANKEVSSVADKIGVALIKGPADKYAQWMYGEGLAISKYSKNKEAAWLFLQWRDSLEVSLKEVNKGIRFDFPDSRVYESKEYKEKAKGLEFFTSQIDEIIGSVDTSYWPNVPEFEKIAEAFQKQISLAISGKQTVDSALTKAQQDIDKIMAGAKK; from the coding sequence ATGCGCAAGAAGAGTTTATTGTTAGTTATTATGTTGATTGGCGCTCTGCTGGTTGCAGGATGCGGTGGGACCGGCAAGACTTCCAGTCAGAGTTCAGACCCCCGCAAAGCCTATGAAGGCACGACTTTAAAAGTGTTATTAAAAACCGGTTACGAAACTGAAGCAATTAAACAGTTTGTAGGGGATTTTGAAAAAGCTACCGGTATCAAAGTTGAATATGAAATCTATGATGAACCGACAGTACGTAACAAATTAATCCTTGACGCTACCTCCAGAACCGGAGCTTACGACGTTGTGGCCACCCAGTTTTGGTACATGCCCGAGTACTTAAGGGCTCAAGCCCTGGAACCGCTGGATGATTACATCAAGAATAAAGCCGATAAGGAATGGAATTCCCTCGACTACATACCAAAAGGCCTGCTGAATACATACCGTGGGAGTGATAATAAACTCTATGCGGTACCCGTTTCTGCTTCCGGCGGTGTGCTGATATACAGAACTGATTTATTTAAGAAATACGGCCTGCAGGTGCCGAAAACTACTAAGGATGTTTTAGAGGCAGCCAAGGCGCTGGCTGGTAAAGAAAAGGATGTATATCCGTTCATTGGCCGCGGGGAGTCTTCACTGGCATCCTTCGGAACATCTGCCGGCTGGGCGTGGGCTTATGGCGCCCGGGTGCTGGATGAAAACGGCAAGGTGACTGTAAATACCCCGGAAATGAAACAAGCCATGACCGATTTTGTTGAACTGGCTCAAAAATATGGTCCTCCGGATCAGGCTGCGATAGGCTGGGACGTTATGTCTGAAATGTTCCGCCAGGGCAAGGCCGCCATGAACTTTGAAATGAGCGGTTTCCCCAGTGTATACGCCAATAAGGAAGTTTCCTCAGTAGCGGATAAAATTGGTGTCGCTTTAATAAAAGGACCTGCCGATAAGTATGCCCAGTGGATGTATGGCGAAGGCCTGGCTATCAGTAAGTATTCCAAGAACAAAGAAGCGGCATGGTTGTTCCTGCAATGGCGCGACAGTCTTGAGGTTTCCCTGAAAGAAGTAAACAAAGGCATCAGGTTTGATTTCCCTGATTCCAGGGTTTATGAAAGCAAAGAATACAAGGAAAAGGCCAAGGGTTTGGAATTCTTTACTTCCCAGATTGACGAGATCATCGGTTCAGTAGATACTTCTTACTGGCCGAATGTACCCGAGTTTGAGAAGATTGCCGAAGCCTTCCAAAAACAAATTTCCCTGGCCATTTCAGGCAAGCAGACTGTAGACAGCGCACTGACCAAAGCGCAACAGGACATTGACAAAATAATGGCTGGAGCTAAAAAGTAA
- a CDS encoding MoaD/ThiS family protein produces the protein MTIGKVTVYFCPPLNSITKKEKLDIPVEENIKLTDLEEHLIKQFPALANLSIKHIYYVIGDKSVSNREFLINAGEKVKLLFPMYGG, from the coding sequence ATGACCATAGGCAAAGTAACCGTATATTTCTGCCCTCCGTTAAACAGTATTACAAAAAAAGAAAAGCTTGACATTCCAGTAGAAGAGAACATCAAGCTTACCGATTTGGAAGAACACCTGATTAAACAGTTTCCCGCTTTGGCAAATCTCTCCATCAAACATATTTACTATGTAATCGGGGATAAATCCGTATCAAACAGAGAATTCCTTATCAATGCCGGCGAAAAGGTTAAATTGCTTTTTCCCATGTACGGCGGATAA
- a CDS encoding aspartyl-phosphate phosphatase Spo0E family protein, whose translation MKTAAEVNLQKIMDLREKLEETVARAGALTDPEVLFISSLLDAALNEYYRSAGGNASRKG comes from the coding sequence ATGAAAACAGCCGCTGAAGTCAATTTACAGAAAATTATGGATTTGCGTGAAAAACTTGAAGAGACCGTTGCACGTGCCGGTGCCTTGACAGACCCGGAAGTATTGTTTATCAGCTCCCTGTTGGATGCAGCGTTGAACGAATATTACCGGTCTGCAGGAGGAAATGCTTCGCGCAAGGGATGA
- a CDS encoding methionine ABC transporter ATP-binding protein: protein MIKIEGLSKVFHTAAGEIAALRNINLHIKKGEIAGIIGYSGAGKSTLVRCINLLEKPTEGSVIVDGREITVLQGRELRDARRKIGMIFQHFNLLYSRTVRDNVAFPLEIAGMSKTQINKRVADLLELVGLSERAAAYPAQLSGGQKQRVGIARALANEPKVLLCDEATSALDPSTTQSILSLLKDINRELNLTIVVITHEMQVIKEICDTVSVIENGQIIESGPVMDVFAHPRKETTKGFIQSLYNVEIPQEFYRQIKAAGRYHRLVRVVFTGAPAAEPVVAELVRHCGIQVNIMAGNIDYIKGAPLGILTLDLAGEQADILQAIQYLKDKKLYVEVLDHAG from the coding sequence ATGATCAAAATCGAAGGCCTGAGCAAAGTGTTCCATACAGCGGCGGGTGAGATTGCTGCCCTGCGGAATATCAATTTGCATATAAAGAAGGGTGAAATTGCAGGCATTATTGGTTATAGCGGAGCCGGGAAGAGTACCCTGGTCCGGTGCATCAACCTGCTAGAAAAACCCACAGAGGGGTCCGTTATCGTTGACGGACGCGAGATAACGGTACTGCAGGGCAGAGAGCTGCGTGATGCCAGAAGAAAAATCGGCATGATATTCCAGCATTTTAACCTGCTGTATTCCCGGACTGTCCGGGACAACGTGGCTTTTCCCCTGGAGATAGCCGGGATGTCCAAAACCCAGATTAATAAAAGGGTGGCCGACCTCCTGGAACTGGTTGGCCTTTCCGAAAGGGCAGCGGCCTATCCCGCCCAGCTTAGCGGCGGACAGAAGCAGAGGGTCGGTATAGCCAGGGCACTGGCCAACGAGCCCAAGGTCCTGCTCTGCGACGAAGCCACCTCAGCTCTCGACCCATCTACTACCCAGTCAATTCTGTCTTTATTGAAAGACATAAACCGGGAGTTAAATCTAACCATTGTCGTAATTACCCATGAGATGCAGGTCATCAAGGAAATATGTGACACTGTTTCTGTCATAGAAAATGGGCAGATAATTGAATCGGGTCCTGTTATGGATGTTTTTGCCCATCCGCGGAAGGAAACTACCAAAGGCTTTATTCAGAGCCTTTACAACGTAGAAATTCCACAGGAATTTTACAGGCAGATCAAGGCGGCGGGCCGCTACCACCGCCTTGTCCGCGTAGTTTTTACGGGAGCCCCGGCCGCTGAACCGGTAGTGGCGGAACTGGTCCGCCATTGTGGCATCCAGGTAAACATCATGGCGGGGAACATTGATTATATTAAGGGTGCGCCGCTTGGCATTTTAACACTGGATCTGGCGGGGGAACAGGCCGATATATTACAGGCCATTCAGTACCTGAAGGACAAAAAACTGTATGTGGAGGTCCTGGACCATGCCGGCTGA
- a CDS encoding methionine ABC transporter permease — MPAETWQLIYNGTLETLYMTTVSLILSYLVGLPLGIALVTTEEGHILENRPVNQVLSAVVNAARSVPFIILMVAVIPITRAITGTTIGTTAAIVPLVIGAIPFVGRMVETSLKEVDRGIVEAALAMGASPWQIIYKVLIPEVIPSLVLGATITFITLIGYSAMAGFIGGGGLGDIAVRYGYYRYKTDIMIYTVFLLLVMVQLIQSLGNYASRKLNKKVK; from the coding sequence ATGCCGGCTGAAACTTGGCAGCTTATATATAACGGAACTCTGGAAACATTGTACATGACAACGGTATCCCTGATTCTGTCCTACCTGGTAGGGCTGCCCCTGGGTATTGCCCTGGTTACTACCGAAGAGGGGCATATTCTGGAAAACAGGCCTGTCAATCAGGTTTTAAGCGCTGTTGTTAATGCCGCCAGGTCAGTACCTTTTATTATTCTGATGGTTGCCGTCATTCCCATCACCAGGGCGATTACCGGCACCACCATAGGGACAACGGCGGCCATAGTTCCCCTGGTAATAGGCGCCATTCCCTTTGTCGGCCGCATGGTGGAAACTTCCCTGAAGGAAGTGGACCGTGGGATAGTGGAAGCGGCTTTGGCCATGGGGGCTTCTCCGTGGCAGATTATTTACAAGGTACTTATTCCCGAAGTAATACCTTCGTTGGTTTTAGGCGCGACCATAACTTTTATCACCCTGATTGGGTATTCGGCCATGGCCGGGTTTATCGGTGGCGGCGGTTTGGGTGATATTGCCGTCCGGTACGGATACTACCGCTATAAAACCGATATTATGATATATACCGTTTTCTTGCTGCTGGTAATGGTACAATTGATTCAAAGTTTGGGGAACTATGCTTCCCGTAAATTAAACAAAAAAGTGAAATAG
- a CDS encoding carbohydrate ABC transporter permease: MEDRRTKWIMLLPALIVFAALGVYPTIEALYTSLTRYNLTDPAAGKVFIGLGNYLHLVKDVRFWMALARAVEFVAVSVSISFVLGLMIALILQKTKWFQGFFRIVFLVPMVIAPTISTLNFKFMYNYNLGIINKLLQAIGLDKIDFLGNPSLALWSAVAVDVWQWTPLVILVLLSGLEALPREPFEAALIDGASGWQVFRYMTLPLLNRFIVVVLIIRAMDALKVYETIQLMTAGGPGNASETLNTYLATVGFQWFDIGYASALGIFALYFTTFLAMILVKYTGAFKSKQVKA; encoded by the coding sequence TTGGAAGACAGGCGTACCAAATGGATCATGCTATTGCCGGCCTTAATAGTGTTTGCAGCCTTGGGTGTTTACCCGACCATTGAGGCATTGTACACCAGCTTAACCCGTTATAACTTAACTGACCCAGCAGCAGGCAAAGTCTTTATAGGCTTAGGTAACTACTTGCATTTGGTTAAAGATGTTCGTTTCTGGATGGCTTTAGCCAGGGCTGTGGAATTTGTTGCTGTCAGTGTAAGTATTTCCTTTGTCCTGGGTTTGATGATAGCCTTGATCCTGCAAAAGACCAAATGGTTTCAGGGCTTTTTTCGGATAGTATTTCTGGTTCCCATGGTTATTGCCCCCACCATATCAACCTTAAATTTCAAATTTATGTATAACTATAACCTGGGTATCATTAACAAGCTCTTGCAAGCGATAGGTTTGGACAAAATCGACTTCCTGGGGAACCCGTCCCTGGCCTTATGGTCAGCAGTGGCTGTGGATGTATGGCAGTGGACGCCGTTGGTCATCCTGGTGTTGTTGTCGGGGTTGGAAGCCCTACCCAGGGAACCTTTTGAAGCCGCACTGATAGACGGGGCCAGCGGCTGGCAGGTGTTCCGTTATATGACTCTTCCTCTGCTTAACCGGTTCATTGTCGTAGTCTTAATTATCAGAGCCATGGATGCTTTGAAGGTTTATGAGACCATTCAACTGATGACCGCCGGGGGGCCCGGAAATGCTTCCGAAACGTTAAATACTTACCTGGCCACCGTTGGTTTCCAGTGGTTTGACATAGGCTATGCTTCGGCGTTGGGTATTTTTGCGCTGTACTTTACTACATTCTTGGCCATGATACTTGTGAAGTATACTGGCGCTTTTAAAAGTAAGCAGGTGAAAGCATGA
- a CDS encoding IclR family transcriptional regulator gives MQIKQQLERVTYIDTVARALCLLKLLAISPLRVQEAAEKLGIHKSSASRLLSTMRDHNFVRLNSNGKYELGYAVFEMAHALSEGMDVRKIGRPFLEQLNKTSNETVHLAVLDGIEIVYLDKIDTSRPIRMYSRIGKRAHVYCTGVGKALLAYLPDEKIDQILAQIKMKSFTARTIVDREHMMNEIREIRVNGIAWDRGEHEDDIYCMAAPVFDFTNKVIASISISATITYTPEEELAKYAGLLSQTAEAFSRAMGYVGDWPPPVRL, from the coding sequence TTGCAAATAAAGCAACAATTGGAAAGGGTGACGTATATCGATACTGTAGCAAGAGCCTTATGCCTTTTAAAACTTTTGGCTATCAGCCCCTTACGGGTACAGGAGGCAGCCGAAAAACTGGGAATACATAAAAGTTCGGCTTCAAGGTTGCTTTCAACAATGCGTGACCATAATTTTGTCCGGTTGAATTCAAATGGGAAATACGAATTAGGATATGCAGTCTTTGAGATGGCTCATGCCTTAAGTGAAGGAATGGATGTCAGAAAAATTGGGCGCCCTTTTTTGGAACAGTTAAATAAAACTTCAAACGAGACGGTTCACCTGGCTGTATTGGACGGTATAGAGATTGTATACCTGGATAAAATTGACACAAGTAGACCAATCCGCATGTACTCAAGAATCGGCAAACGGGCCCATGTTTATTGCACCGGTGTAGGCAAGGCGTTGTTGGCTTATCTTCCTGACGAAAAAATTGATCAGATACTGGCGCAGATTAAAATGAAATCCTTTACTGCCAGGACGATTGTAGACAGGGAACATATGATGAATGAGATACGGGAAATACGTGTTAATGGTATAGCCTGGGACCGCGGAGAGCATGAGGATGATATTTACTGTATGGCTGCTCCGGTTTTTGATTTTACCAACAAGGTCATAGCCAGTATCAGCATATCGGCAACGATAACATATACCCCGGAAGAGGAACTGGCCAAGTATGCCGGTTTGTTAAGCCAGACTGCGGAAGCTTTTTCCCGCGCTATGGGGTATGTGGGAGATTGGCCGCCGCCGGTCCGCTTATAA
- a CDS encoding MetQ/NlpA family ABC transporter substrate-binding protein — protein MRRAKILLLLAAVLLVAVIAVGCSGAKETGQSGEKGALTLKIGATPVPHKEILEFAKPLLKEKGVDLEIVEFTDYVLPNKALASGELDANYFQHIPYLEEFSKENNLDLTYTTKVHFEPMGIYPGKVKSLDQVKEGAQIAVPNDVTNEARALLLLEKAGLLKIKPGAGLKATKNDIIENPKKIEIKELEAAQIPRSLPDVDLAVINGNYAVEAGLTAGKDALLSEDKNSEAAQTYANIIAIRKGDENKEAIKILDQVLTSPEVKKFIEDKYQGAVVPVF, from the coding sequence ATGAGAAGGGCAAAAATTTTATTGTTGCTGGCAGCGGTTTTGTTAGTGGCCGTTATTGCCGTTGGCTGCAGTGGGGCTAAAGAAACCGGGCAATCCGGCGAAAAGGGCGCTTTAACGCTTAAGATAGGAGCTACTCCGGTACCGCATAAAGAAATTCTCGAGTTTGCCAAGCCGCTGCTTAAAGAGAAAGGCGTAGACCTGGAAATTGTTGAATTTACTGATTATGTTCTGCCCAACAAGGCCTTAGCCAGCGGGGAACTGGATGCCAATTATTTCCAGCACATTCCTTACCTGGAGGAATTCAGTAAGGAAAATAACCTGGACCTGACTTATACCACCAAGGTTCACTTTGAGCCCATGGGAATCTATCCGGGCAAAGTTAAATCCCTGGACCAAGTGAAAGAGGGCGCGCAAATTGCGGTGCCCAATGACGTTACTAACGAGGCCCGTGCTTTACTGCTGCTGGAAAAGGCAGGACTGTTAAAGATTAAACCGGGCGCTGGCCTGAAGGCTACCAAGAATGACATTATAGAAAACCCCAAAAAGATTGAAATTAAGGAACTGGAAGCTGCGCAGATTCCCAGGTCCCTGCCTGATGTTGACCTGGCTGTCATCAACGGAAATTATGCTGTCGAGGCAGGATTGACAGCAGGCAAGGATGCCCTGCTTTCCGAAGATAAAAACTCCGAGGCTGCCCAGACATATGCCAATATCATCGCCATCCGCAAGGGTGACGAAAACAAAGAAGCCATTAAAATCCTCGACCAGGTCCTGACTTCACCGGAAGTCAAGAAATTTATTGAAGATAAATACCAGGGTGCTGTAGTACCGGTGTTTTAA